The Acidobacteriota bacterium nucleotide sequence CCGTAGCCGGTGCCCCTGAGAGAGCCTTGCCGAGGGTAGCTCCTGCACCGAACTGAGGCGGCCGGCGGAACCGGAGAAGAAATGCGGATAAACCTCCTGAGGAGGGTCGGCATCGACAATCCACAGGAGGTTCGAGCCCTCCGACCAGGTCAACTGATCTCCGGCCACCAAGCACGGCTTGCACTGGAGATGATGATGGACGTGGGTCAGTTGAAAGTCCCACGCCGTCCCATCGTCGCTGACCTCCACGGCCTCCACATTCCGCTGCCAGTCCTGCTCCGTGCGCAGCACCAGTCGCTGGCCAGACCCCCTCTCGCCGTCTTCTCCTTGACCCTGGTTGGCGGGATAGTGAACCCGCAGCCTCCCGCTGTACACCCCTGGCCCCCTCAGCCGCCGTCGGCGAAGCCGCGCCGGACGCGGGTAGCAATCTCCAACCACAGCCGATAGTAGGAGCGCGCCGCTTCGGTATTGGCGGCGAAGGTCGCCACCGGACCGCGTTCGAGCCCCATGCGCTCCACCCACGCGGAATACGGGATGGCGGTCTCCAGAAAGGGAAAGGGGCCGTCGCCGGCCTGCTGCATCACTTCCCGATGCATGGCCTTGCGCACGTCCACCATGGAGAAGAAAGGCAGCACCTGCAGATGCTTCGCCTTCTCTTTCTCCAGGTGCTCCGCCAGCTGATCCAAAGTGCGCAACGAAAGGGTGGTGGGAATGGTCGGCACCAAGAGCACATCGGCAGCGGCGAAGATGCTCTCCGAAACCAGCGAAATGCTGGGAGCGCAGTCCAGAAAGGCGTGATCGTAATCCCCCGCCAGCGGCTTGAGCACCCGGCTCAAGCGTTGCCGCGGTTTGCCCGCCTCGTCCAACGCCAAATCCAGATTCCGGTAGGAGAAATCCGCCGGCAGCAGGTCGAGCCCCTCGAAATCCGTGCCTCGCAGCAACGAGTCCGGATCTCGCTTGCGCTT carries:
- a CDS encoding ParA family protein; the encoded protein is MRVFAVYNIKGGVGKTAAAVNLSYLSSRSGVRTLLWDLDPQGAATFYFRIKAKVKGGARGLVKRKRDPDSLLRGTDFEGLDLLPADFSYRNLDLALDEAGKPRQRLSRVLKPLAGDYDHAFLDCAPSISLVSESIFAAADVLLVPTIPTTLSLRTLDQLAEHLEKEKAKHLQVLPFFSMVDVRKAMHREVMQQAGDGPFPFLETAIPYSAWVERMGLERGPVATFAANTEAARSYYRLWLEIATRVRRGFADGG